In one Silene latifolia isolate original U9 population chromosome 10, ASM4854445v1, whole genome shotgun sequence genomic region, the following are encoded:
- the LOC141604947 gene encoding AAA-ATPase At2g46620-like: MEFRQIISALILIGLISLIIRLFLKRKIRITKLIRWCELLSDKFHDHQLLQIPEFNDNSQENHLFRRVTLYLNSLESLEDSDNTNLFSGLNPNDIVLTLSSDQTILDTFLGARVSWTYRVLPPTSCGGETRYVTLRIRTRDKRRVLRSYLQHIHAVSDEIDQRKRVLRLFTAVGCGGRWRSVPFTHPATMETVAMDVDIKNKVNLDLETFLKSKQYYHRIGRVWRRSYLLYGPSGTGKSSFAAALAKTLSYDVYDLDLAKVGDEFDLKLLLLRTTPRSVILIEDFDKYVAAAVANAAAAAAGGISAVMNFMDGVVNSCCDERVMVFTMMTKDEIDPAILRPGRIDVHIHFPMCDFNNFKNLANNYLGLKEHKLFPQVEEMFSSGATLSPAEIGELMMGNRNSPSRALKSVITALQTKSSIGGVCGGDENCRVTTPKNGFRSGRNSLDGSVDGGGFRDGAKEIKKLYGLLRKKSILGKSQSFDLGT, translated from the exons ATGGAATTCCGGCAGATAATCTCCGCCTTAATTCTAATCGGATTAATTTCATTAATCATAAGATTATTCCTTAAACGTAAAATTAGAATTACAAAATTAATTCGATGGTGTGAATTACTGTCCGATAAATTCCATGATCATCAACTTCTCCAAATTCCGGAATTCAATGACAATTCTCAGGAGAATCATCTTTTCCGTCGCGTAACGCTTTATCTCAATTCGCTCGAATCGTTGGAAGATTCCGATAATACTAATTTATTTTCGGGATTAAACCCGAATGATATTGTGCTAACGTTGAGTTCTGATCAGACGATACTCGATACCTTTTTAGGTGCTCGAGTATCGTGGACGTATCGCGTCTTACCACCAACTTCTTGTGGTGGTGAGACGCGATACGTCACGTTGAGGATTCGGACACGCGACAAACGTCGCGTGTTACGATCCTACCTACAACACATACACGCGGTTTCCGATGAGATTGATCAGCGGAAACGCGTGTTGAGGTTGTTTACCGCGGTAGGATGCGGAGGACGGTGGCGAAGTGTACCGTTCACGCATCCCGCGACGATGGAGACCGTCGCCATGGATGTCGATATCAAGAATAAAGTCAATTTAGATTTAGAAACGTTTCTTAAGTCGAAACAGTATTATCATCGTATAGGACGGGTATGGCGGCGGAGTTATCTTTTGTACGGTCCTTCAGGGACCGGAAAATCGAGCTTCGCCGCCGCATTGGCCAAAACGTTGTCGTACGATGTTTACGACCTCGATTTGGCCAAAGTTGGGGACGAATTCGACTTGAAACTGCTTTTATTACGGACGACGCCGCGGTCGGTGATCTTAATCGAGGATTTCGACAAATATGTGGCCGCAGCCGTGGCTAACGCAGCCGCGGCTGCGGCGGGTGGAATCTCCGCTGTGATGAACTTCATGGACGGCGTGGTGAACTCTTGTTGCGATGAGAGGGTGATGGTGTTTACTATGATGACAAAAGACGAAATTGACCCTGCAATTCTTCGACCAG GTAGGATAGACGTGCACATACATTTTCCCATGTGTGATTTCAACAATTTCAAGAATTTGGCGAACAATTACTTAGGATTAAAAGAGCACAAATTGTTCCCACAAGTAGAAGAGATGTTTTCTAGTGGGGCCACATTAAGTCCAGCGGAAATCGGGGAGTTGATGATGGGGAATCGGAATTCACCGAGTCGCGCGCTCAAATCGGTCATTACCGCATTACAAACGAAGTCGTCGATAGGTGGAGTTTGCGGTGGGGATGAGAATTGTAGGGTGACAACGCCGAAAAATGGGTTCAGGTCAGGTCGGAATTCGTTAGACGGGTCGGTTGATGGAGGAGGGTTTAGGGATGGGGCTAAGGAGATTAAAAAGTTGTATGGGTTGTTAAGAAAAAAGAGTATCCTTGGTAAATCTCAATCGTTCGATTTAGGTACGTAA
- the LOC141604949 gene encoding ras-related protein RABA3-like yields the protein MNKEMNVNEGEEVVKELTIDYVYKVVVIGDSAVGKSQLLSRFAKNEFSFDSKSTIGVEFQTRTLNIQSKVIKAQIWDTAGQERYRAVTSAYYRGALGAIVVYDITKQPTYDHVSRWVDELRSHADNSIVIMLIGNKADLADKRAVSTEDAVEFAEEQGLFFSEASALSGDNVESAFLKVLEEIYSVASKKTLDCDYHNGKLNGHDLGTLKGEKIDVIYGCDLEISEIKKVSNCSC from the exons ATGAACAAGGAGATGAATGTTAATGAAGGAGAGGAAGTAGTAAAAGAATTGACAATAGATTATGTGTATAAGGTGGTTGTTATAGGAGACTCGGCCGTCGGAAAATCTCAATTATTGTCTCGATTTGCGAAAAATGAATTTAGTTTCGATTCAAAGTCTACTATTGGTGTTGAGTTCCAGACTCGAACCCTTAACATTCAGTCTAAAGTCATCAAGGCTCAAATTTGGGACACTGCTGGTCAAGAAAG GTACAGAGCAGTGACAAGTGCATACTACAGAGGAGCACTAGGTGCAATAGTAGTATATGACATAACAAAACAGCCAACCTATGATCATGTATCAAGATGGGTAGATGAGCTTCGGTCACACGCCGATAACTCAATCGTGATCATGCTAATCGGAAACAAAGCCGACTTAGCCGATAAACGGGCAGTTTCAACCGAGGATGCCGTGGAATTTGCAGAAGAACAAGGGTTGTTCTTCTCAGAAGCATCAGCACTTAGTGGTGATAATGTGGAAAGTGCATTCCTTAAGGTACTTGAAGAAATATATAGTGTTGCCTCTAAGAAGACATTAGATTGTGATTATCATAATGGTAAATTAAATGGGCATGATTTAGGGACACTTAAGGGTGAAAAGATTGATGTAATTTATGGGTGTGATCTTGAGATTAGTGAAATTAAGAAGGTTTCTAATTGCTCTtgttga
- the LOC141604948 gene encoding calcium-transporting ATPase, endoplasmic reticulum-type has product MVAITSSMEDTSFSAWSSSVEQCLKEYNVKLDKGLGSYEVEKQRSRYGWNELDKEKGKPLWHLVLEQFDDMLVKILIVAAFISFILAYFHGQESGESGLEAYVEPFVIVLILVLNAIVGVWQESNAEKALEALKDLQGESAKVLRDGYLVPDLPARELVPGDIVELRVGDKVPADMRVAFLKTSTLRVEQSSLTGESMPVLKSTAPVLIDDCELQAKENMLFAGTTVVNGSCVCIVVDTGMRTEIGKIQTQIHEASLEESDTPLKKKLDEFGRRLTTAIGIVCLLVWIINYKYFLSWDVVDGWPTNIQFSFEKCTYYFKIAVALAVAAIPEGLPAVITTCLALGTRKMAQKNAIVRKLPSVETLGCTTVICSDKTGTLTTNQMAVTEFFTLGGKTTCSRVFHVDGTTYDPKDGGIVDWSCYNMDANLQAMAEISALCNDAGIFCNGRAFQATGLPTEAALKVLVEKMGVPDAKARNKIRDIQLAANYMIDRSSIKLASCEWWTKRSKKLATLEFDRFRKSMSVIVREPTGHNRLLVKGAVESLLDRTAHVQLADGSILPIDDSCKQLLLSRLMEMSSKGLRCLGLAYKDDLEDFSDYSGESHPAHKKLLDPACYPEIESNLIFVGVVGIRDPPREEVYKAMGDCRDAGIRVIVITGDNKSTAEAICQEIQLFDDDQELKGRSFTGKEFMGFSSSQQAEILSRPGGKVFSRAEPRHKQEIVRMLKEMGEIVAMTGDGVNDAPALKLADIGIAMGIAGTEVAKEASDMVLADDNFSTIVSAVAEGRSIYNNMKAFIRYMISSNVGEVISIFLTAALGIPECLIPVQLLWVNLVTDGPPATALGFNPADVDIMQKPPRKSDDPLINGWVLFRYLVIGSYVGLATVGVFIIWYTQPSFLGINLINDGHTLVPLQQLTNWGECPSWSNFSASPFTVAGGRVISFTNPCDYFSAGKVKAATLSLSVLVAIEMLNSLNALSEDNSLVTMPPWRNPWLLVAMSLSMGLHCLIMYVPVLASVFGIVPLTVNEWLLVIIASLPVILIDEVLKAIGRGRRRSAIKVKKL; this is encoded by the exons ATGGTAGCAATAACATCATCAATGGAAGACACATCATTTTCTGCTTGGTCTTCGTCTGTTGAGCAATGCTTGAAGGAGTACAATGTCAAACTAGACAAGGGTCTTGGTAGTTATGAGGTTGAGAAACAAAGATCGCGGTATGGTTGGAATGAACTTGACAAAGAGAAAGGGAAGCCTCTTTGGCACCTTGTCTTGGAACAGTTTGATGATATGCTTGTAAAAATACTTATTGTTGCGGCTTTTATTTCTTTCATACTAGCTTATTTCCATGGGCAAGAGTCGGGAGAGTCCGGCTTGGAGGCCTATGTTGAGCCCTTTGTCATTGTCTTGATTTTGGTTCTTAATGCCATTGTTGGTGTGTGGCAAGAAAGTAATGCTGAAAAAGCTCTTGAAGCGCTTAAAGATCTTCAGGGTGAGTCAGCGAAGGTTTTAAGAGACGGGTATTTGGTTCCTGACTTGCCTGCAAGAGAGTTAGTCCCGGGAGATATAGTTGAATTGCGCGTAGGAGATAAGGTTCCTGCTGATATGAGAGTCGCGTTTCTGAAAACCTCGACTTTAAGAGTCGAACAAAGTTCTTTGACAGGCGAATCCATGCCTGTTTTGAAGTCTACCGCACCTGTTCTCATAGACGACTGTGAGTTGCAAGCTAAGGAAAACATGCTTTTTGCAGGAACAACTGTTGTGAATGGAAGTTGTGTTTGTATTGTAGTGGATACAGGAATGAGGACCGAGATTGGGAAGATTCAAACTCAAATCCACGAGGCTTCTTTAGAAGAGAGTGATACTCCATTGAAGAAAAAGCTAGATGAGTTTGGTCGTAGACTTACGACTGCAATTGGGATTGTCTGCCTTCTTGTGTGGATCATAAACTACAAGTATTTTCTAAGTTGGGATGTTGTTGATGGATGGCCCACAAATATACAATTTTCATTTGAGAAATGTACTTACTATTTTAAGATCGCTGTTGCCCTTGCAGTAGCTGCGATTCCTGAAGGGCTGCCAGCTGTCATCACGACTTGTCTAGCTTTGGGAACGAGGAAGATGGCACAGAAAAACGCAATTGTTAGAAAGCTCCCTAGTGTAGAGACGTTAGGGTGTACCACGGTGATTTGCTCTGACAAGACCGGCACTTTGACAACTAACCAAATGGCTGTGACCGAGTTCTTCACTTTGGGTGGTAAAACGACTTGTTCTCGAGTTTTTCATGTTGATGGAACAACATATGATCCTAAGGATGGGGGTATTGTTGATTGGAGTTGCTACAATATGGATGCCAATCTTCAAGCCATGGCAGAAATATCAGCTCTCTGTAATGATGCCGGGATTTTCTGCAATGGCCGTGCTTTTCAGGCCACTGGTTTGCCCACTGAGGCCGctcttaaggttttggttgagaagATGGGAGTTCCTGATGCAAAGGCCAGGAACAAAATTCGGGATATACAATTAGCTGCAAATTATATGATTGACCGGAGCTCAATCAAACTAG CTTCTTGTGAGTGGTGGACAAAGAGGTCTAAGAAATTGGCAACTCTGGAATTTGATCGGTTTCGTAAATCCATGAGTGTCATTGTCCGTGAGCCAACTGGACATAACCGTCTCCTTGTCAAG GGTGCTGTGGAAAGTTTACTGGACCGCACTGCACACGTTCAACTGGCTGATGGATCGATTCTTCCAATCGATGATTCCTGCAAGCAACTGTTGCTATCTAGACTCATGGAAATGAGCTCAAAGGGTCTAAGATGTCTTGGACTGGCATACAAGGATGACTTAGAAGACTTTTCAGATTACTCCGGTGAAAGTCATCCAGCCCATAAGAAGCTCCTTGATCCCGCTTGCTACCCAGAGATAGAGAGCAACCTTATTTTTGTGGGAGTCGTTGGTATAAGG GACCCACCTCGGGAGGAAGTTTACAAAGCGATGGGTGATTGCAGAGATGCAGGGATCCGAGTGATAGTTATTACTGGTGATAACAAGTCTACAGCCGAGGCCATTTGCCAAGAAATCCAACTGTTTGATGATGATCAAGAACTGAAGGGAAGAAGCTTTACTGGAAAAGAATTTATGGGTTTTTCCAGTTCACAGCAAGCGGAAATATTAAGCAGGCCTGGAGGAAAGGTTTTCTCTCGCGCTGAGCCAAGACACAAGCAAGAAATCGTCAGGATGCTAAAGGAGATGGGAGAAATTGTTGCTATGACAGGAGATGGGGTCAATGACGCTCCTGCTTTAAAACTCGCTGACATTGGCATTGCCATGGGCATCGCTGGAACTGAG GTTGCAAAAGAAGCTTCAGATATGGTTCTGGCTGATGATAACTTCAGTACAATTGTTTCAGCTGTAGCCGAAGGTCGCTCCATTTATAATAACATGAAGGCTTTCATTAG GTACATGATCTCTTCCAATGTGGGAGAGGTTATATCCATTTTCTTAACTGCTGCACTTGGCATTCCAGAATGTCTGATACCGGTGCAACTTTTGTGGGTGAATCTGGTAACCGATGGCCCACCTGCAACTGCCCTAGGTTTCAATCCTGCTGATGTAGATATCATGCAGAAACCCCCTCGAAAAAGTGATGATCCTCTTATCAATGGCTGGGTTCTCTTTCGTTACCTG GTGATTGGTTCCTACGTCGGGCTTGCAACCGTTGGTGTTTTCATTATATGGTACACCCAACCTTCCTTTTTGGGTATCAATCTAATAAATGACGGGCACACACTCGTTCCTCTACAGCAGCTAACGAACTGGGGAGAGTGCCCATCATGGTCAAATTTCTCGGCTTCTCCATTCACAGTAGCTGGAGGCCGTGTCATAAGCTTCACAAATCCATGTGACTATTTCTCCGCTGGCAAAGTCAAGGCAGCGACACTGTCACTATCCGTTCTTGTGGCGATAGAAATGTTAAATTCCCTAAACGCCCTCTCGGAAGACAACAGCCTGGTAACAATGCCACCATGGAGAAACCCTTGGCTTTTAGTTGCCATGTCACTCTCTATGGGCCTCCATTGTCTGATAATGTATGTTCCAGTACTAGCAAGTGTTTTCGGGATTGTTCCTCTCACTGTTAACGAGTGGTTACTCGTCATCATCGCTTCTTTGCCTGTCATCCTTATCGATGAGGTTCTCAAAGCAATTGGAAGGGGTCGAAGACGGTCTGCAATTAAGGTGAAGAAACTGTAA